In one window of Candidatus Avedoeria danica DNA:
- a CDS encoding trehalose-6-phosphate synthase gives MTARLSADLSVDLTVVANRLPVERLRSRWVVSPGGLVAALEPVMRERRAAWVGWPGGSASGLPSTSPRGIRLVPVPLGDDEVRDYYHGMSNGTLWPLFHDRIRLPTFHRHWWHCYQTVNDRFAGLAAQTAGPGGTVWVHDYQLALVPRRLRELRPDVRIGLFLHIPFPSPDLFAQLPWRAELLRGLLGADALGFQTRQDADHFRAAACSLAGAWRTRGGLVHGGRPIRVDALPIGIDTDNIVALARAENTLNKMAEIRGLLEGRRLFLGVDRMDYTKGIRPRLRAFETLLQRRPDLAEHAVFLQVAVPSREMALNYAATRGEIEQLVGSINGRYARLGRVPVQYQYARLDIDELVAYYRAADIMVVTPPRDGMNLVALEFVTARVRNLGVLILSEFAGAARHLRQALLVNPYDVDGVADAYERALDMPESEQRRRMRALRTAAQRQDVHDWARRALDAITAPAPGTTA, from the coding sequence CTGACCGCTAGACTGTCCGCTGATCTGAGCGTGGATCTGACCGTGGTCGCCAACCGACTGCCCGTCGAGCGACTCCGGAGCCGATGGGTCGTTTCGCCCGGCGGCCTGGTTGCGGCGCTCGAGCCTGTGATGCGCGAGCGGCGGGCCGCGTGGGTGGGCTGGCCGGGCGGCTCCGCGTCGGGCCTGCCGAGCACGAGCCCGCGCGGCATCCGATTGGTCCCGGTGCCGCTCGGCGACGACGAGGTGCGCGACTACTACCACGGCATGAGCAACGGCACGCTCTGGCCGCTGTTTCACGACCGCATCCGCCTCCCGACGTTTCATCGTCACTGGTGGCACTGTTACCAGACGGTCAACGACCGTTTCGCCGGCTTGGCCGCGCAGACGGCCGGACCGGGCGGGACGGTGTGGGTCCACGACTACCAGCTGGCGCTGGTGCCCCGACGACTGCGCGAGCTTCGCCCGGATGTCCGGATCGGACTCTTCCTGCACATCCCGTTCCCGTCGCCGGACCTGTTCGCCCAGCTGCCGTGGCGCGCCGAGCTGCTGCGCGGGCTCCTAGGCGCGGATGCGCTCGGCTTCCAGACCCGCCAGGATGCCGATCACTTCCGAGCCGCCGCGTGCAGCCTTGCCGGTGCGTGGCGGACGCGGGGAGGGCTCGTACACGGCGGGCGCCCCATCCGGGTCGACGCACTGCCCATCGGAATCGACACCGACAACATCGTGGCGCTGGCGCGGGCGGAGAACACGTTGAACAAGATGGCGGAGATTCGTGGCCTTCTGGAGGGGCGGCGGCTGTTCCTGGGGGTGGACCGGATGGACTACACCAAGGGCATCCGGCCGCGGCTGCGCGCATTCGAGACGCTCCTGCAGCGCCGTCCTGACCTCGCCGAGCACGCCGTGTTCCTGCAGGTGGCCGTCCCAAGCCGTGAGATGGCCCTCAACTACGCCGCCACAAGGGGCGAGATCGAACAGTTGGTTGGCTCGATCAACGGACGGTACGCGCGCTTGGGTCGCGTGCCCGTGCAGTATCAATATGCGCGGCTGGACATCGACGAGCTCGTGGCCTACTACCGCGCCGCCGACATCATGGTGGTCACGCCGCCGCGCGACGGGATGAACCTCGTGGCGTTGGAGTTCGTCACGGCGCGGGTGCGCAATCTGGGCGTGCTCATCCTGAGCGAGTTCGCCGGTGCCGCTCGGCACCTGCGACAGGCGCTGTTGGTGAACCCGTACGATGTGGACGGCGTGGCCGATGCCTACGAGCGGGCGCTCGACATGCCGGAGTCCGAACAGCGGCGCCGGATGCGTGCGCTGCGGACGGCCGCGCAGCGCCAGGACGTTCACGACTGGGCCCGACGCGCCCTCGATGCGATCACCGCACCGGCGCCCGGCACCACGGCATGA
- a CDS encoding NAD-dependent succinate-semialdehyde dehydrogenase — protein sequence MSLTAMSPATGRVIATYPAATASDVRGAVDMGHAAYLAWRDVPPAERCRVLDAVADVLRGRVDALAALMADEMGKPVREGRAEVEKCATGCAYFAARAAEFLAPEPVATEFATSYVCYRPLGVLLAIMPWNFPLWQVVRFAAPALAAGNTVILKHAPSVPGCALALVDVFAAAGLPAGVFQAPLIDIDADPGIVPELIAHPHIAGVTLTGSTRAGRAVAALAGAHLKKSVLELGGSDAYVVLADADLDAAAAACVTGRMINGGQSCIAAKRFIVEAPVRAAFEARVIERLAAVVMGDPHDEATTLGPLARRDLRDALHRQVVDSAAAGARLVMGGVVPSGPGAFYPPTLLCDVRPGMPAFDEELFGPAAVIVEAADEDDAVALANASAYGLGAAVFTRDAARGEAIARERLESGAAFVNAFVRSDPRLPFGGVGASGYGRELGRWGVMEWVNVKTVVG from the coding sequence ATGTCCCTCACCGCGATGAGCCCGGCGACGGGTCGAGTGATCGCCACCTATCCGGCCGCCACGGCATCGGACGTGCGGGGCGCGGTCGACATGGGCCATGCGGCCTACCTGGCGTGGCGCGACGTCCCGCCGGCGGAGCGCTGCCGGGTGCTCGACGCGGTCGCCGACGTGCTGCGCGGCCGCGTCGATGCGCTGGCGGCGCTCATGGCCGACGAGATGGGCAAGCCGGTGCGGGAGGGACGAGCGGAGGTCGAGAAGTGCGCGACGGGCTGCGCGTACTTCGCGGCGCGCGCGGCCGAGTTCCTGGCGCCCGAGCCGGTGGCCACGGAGTTCGCGACGAGCTACGTCTGCTACCGGCCGCTTGGCGTGCTCCTGGCGATCATGCCGTGGAACTTCCCGCTGTGGCAGGTCGTGCGATTCGCGGCTCCGGCCTTGGCGGCCGGCAATACGGTGATCCTCAAGCACGCGCCGAGCGTCCCGGGCTGCGCGCTGGCGCTGGTCGACGTGTTCGCGGCCGCCGGGCTGCCGGCGGGCGTCTTCCAGGCGCCGCTCATCGACATCGATGCCGATCCGGGCATCGTCCCCGAGCTGATCGCCCACCCGCACATCGCCGGCGTGACGCTCACCGGGAGCACGCGCGCCGGGCGGGCGGTGGCGGCGCTGGCCGGTGCGCACCTGAAGAAGTCGGTGCTCGAGCTGGGCGGGAGCGATGCCTACGTCGTGCTGGCGGACGCCGACCTCGACGCTGCTGCGGCGGCGTGCGTCACGGGGCGGATGATCAACGGCGGCCAGAGCTGTATTGCCGCCAAGCGCTTCATCGTCGAGGCGCCCGTGCGCGCGGCGTTCGAGGCTCGCGTGATCGAGCGGCTGGCGGCGGTGGTGATGGGCGATCCGCACGACGAGGCGACGACGCTCGGCCCGCTGGCGCGCCGCGATCTGCGGGATGCGCTGCACCGTCAGGTGGTCGATTCGGCGGCGGCCGGCGCGCGGCTGGTGATGGGCGGCGTGGTGCCGAGCGGCCCCGGCGCGTTCTACCCGCCGACGCTGCTGTGCGACGTGCGGCCCGGCATGCCCGCGTTCGACGAAGAGCTGTTCGGCCCGGCGGCGGTGATCGTCGAGGCCGCGGATGAGGACGATGCCGTCGCGCTGGCGAACGCATCGGCCTACGGCCTAGGCGCGGCCGTGTTCACGCGCGACGCGGCGCGGGGCGAGGCGATCGCCCGGGAGCGGCTGGAGTCCGGCGCGGCGTTCGTGAACGCCTTCGTGCGATCGGATCCGCGGCTACCGTTCGGCGGGGTGGGGGCGAGCGGGTACGGGCGGGAGCTGGGGCGGTGGGGGGTGATGGAGTGGGTGAACGTGAAGACGGTGGTGGGGTAG
- a CDS encoding HEPN domain-containing protein gives MIDIDKQVAYWRDVADEDWVVACSLIRQQHTRHGLFFAHLALEKAIKAHVCRVTRDLAPRTHNLVRLAEVASLRMSDEQIDVLAEFNAFSLEGRYPEQLSAPPTAAEAMDCLERAEPVYAWLMQQL, from the coding sequence GTGATCGACATCGACAAGCAGGTTGCCTATTGGCGAGACGTAGCGGACGAGGACTGGGTGGTCGCATGCTCGCTGATCCGTCAGCAGCACACCCGTCATGGCCTGTTCTTCGCTCATCTCGCGCTGGAAAAGGCGATCAAGGCGCACGTCTGTCGGGTCACTCGCGATCTGGCGCCGCGAACCCACAATCTGGTGCGCTTGGCCGAAGTCGCGAGTCTGCGCATGTCGGATGAGCAGATCGATGTGCTCGCGGAGTTCAACGCCTTCAGCCTCGAGGGCCGCTACCCCGAGCAGCTCTCGGCGCCACCAACCGCAGCGGAAGCGATGGACTGTCTCGAACGAGCGGAGCCGGTGTACGCATGGTTGATGCAACAACTGTAG
- a CDS encoding nucleotidyltransferase domain-containing protein: MSCAVVFGSHAAGGASEWSDIDVVVVSPAFDAPRDHGAAAFLWRVAARVDSRIEPIACGAQQWQDDDTSAIIEIARRHGQRVEMRPAA; the protein is encoded by the coding sequence GTGTCCTGTGCCGTCGTGTTCGGATCGCATGCCGCTGGTGGGGCGAGCGAGTGGAGCGACATCGACGTCGTCGTTGTCTCACCCGCGTTCGACGCCCCGCGCGACCACGGGGCCGCCGCCTTCCTTTGGCGCGTCGCCGCCCGCGTGGACAGCCGGATCGAGCCGATCGCGTGCGGCGCGCAGCAGTGGCAGGACGATGACACGAGCGCGATCATCGAGATCGCGCGGCGGCATGGGCAGCGGGTGGAGATGCGGCCGGCGGCCTAG
- a CDS encoding VWA domain-containing protein: MAWSTGNLAVALRSDKKIRWHDALTGVPGLVVTGTSKSELWPFDIAIYPDGELVATDLIEKRLQRFAPDGTPLADVAAGYAVGPQFVAVVDHEQVGRIVVTAMWDGWLELRELASGNLIVRWPAEENGAPFKIADVGIDEQLRVYVLDARKRVLYRFDPLSDETPLIGATPTPSRSSCIMMGDKRAGPSTVVLGNTVGITLTLRADCPMADTGLAADIVLVVDNSSSMTEAAEVIRKALNDFDKAIDLQRHRLGMVVFRARASVVSQLSHEHRDLGSLLGDSQEEAGDGSSIDSGIAKARDHLLTAGNSSAIPIIILMSDGGMEGPSTKIEAQRTKDAGIQIFVVAFGSPPSHWVLRPIASSPVHYFATWTADDLYLVFTQLAHQITASRIGNLVINDALSADVEYVADSSFPPAGVGNGRVTWGRGVLPSTGITLSLRVRPLRTGRRIPTNRLAVADSTDADGAQRQFVFPIPYIEVVAPTPTPTITPTPTVTPTPAPASIYLPLVLREAPCQPELQPLDVLLILDASNSMTGDKLAAAQNAARAFVDMLRLGKDRVGLVTFSTDARLMIGLTTDGAAFVGAVDRIALSAGTRMDSGLALALGTMLASPRPDAKQAVVLLTDGRQDAEPQAAVDAAGALRRAGIDVLAVGLGGDADAAFLAQLVDDPRKVRHAGDATALAEVYRQIARELPCDRAVWWGGR; the protein is encoded by the coding sequence GTGGCGTGGAGCACCGGCAACTTGGCGGTGGCTCTCCGCTCAGATAAGAAGATCCGCTGGCACGATGCCTTGACCGGCGTGCCGGGGTTGGTGGTGACGGGCACATCGAAGAGCGAGCTATGGCCGTTCGATATCGCGATCTATCCCGATGGCGAGCTTGTGGCTACAGACCTGATCGAGAAGCGCCTACAGCGCTTTGCTCCCGATGGGACACCGCTGGCCGACGTGGCGGCGGGCTACGCCGTCGGACCGCAGTTCGTGGCGGTCGTCGATCACGAGCAGGTGGGCCGCATTGTGGTGACTGCGATGTGGGACGGTTGGCTGGAGCTGCGCGAGTTGGCGAGCGGGAACCTGATCGTCCGCTGGCCAGCAGAGGAGAACGGCGCACCGTTTAAGATCGCGGACGTCGGAATCGACGAACAGCTTCGCGTGTATGTTCTGGACGCGCGCAAGCGGGTGCTTTATCGCTTCGACCCGCTGTCGGACGAGACACCGTTGATTGGGGCGACGCCAACACCGTCCCGCTCAAGCTGCATCATGATGGGCGACAAGCGCGCCGGACCATCGACGGTAGTTCTTGGGAACACCGTCGGCATCACGCTTACCCTGCGGGCGGATTGCCCGATGGCCGACACGGGGCTCGCTGCCGACATTGTGCTGGTGGTGGACAACTCTTCCTCCATGACCGAAGCGGCGGAGGTGATTCGAAAGGCGCTCAACGACTTTGACAAGGCGATCGACCTACAGCGGCACCGATTGGGAATGGTGGTGTTCCGCGCGCGGGCTTCAGTTGTCAGCCAGCTTTCGCATGAGCACCGCGATCTCGGATCCCTGCTCGGTGATTCTCAGGAGGAGGCGGGCGATGGATCAAGCATCGACTCTGGAATTGCGAAGGCAAGGGACCACCTTCTGACAGCTGGAAATTCGTCAGCGATCCCGATCATCATCCTGATGTCTGACGGCGGCATGGAGGGCCCGTCAACCAAGATCGAGGCCCAGCGCACGAAGGACGCGGGGATCCAGATCTTCGTTGTCGCATTTGGCAGCCCTCCCTCGCACTGGGTACTGCGGCCGATCGCGAGCAGTCCGGTGCACTACTTCGCCACCTGGACGGCGGACGATCTGTACTTGGTCTTCACTCAGCTGGCGCACCAGATTACGGCCAGCCGGATCGGCAACCTCGTCATCAACGATGCCTTGTCGGCGGACGTGGAGTACGTGGCCGACTCGTCGTTCCCGCCCGCGGGCGTCGGGAATGGGCGCGTGACGTGGGGACGGGGCGTACTGCCCAGCACCGGTATCACGCTTTCGCTGCGGGTGCGGCCGCTGCGCACGGGACGCCGCATCCCGACGAACCGGCTGGCGGTAGCGGACTCCACGGACGCGGACGGCGCACAGCGCCAGTTCGTGTTCCCGATCCCGTACATCGAGGTCGTCGCGCCGACCCCGACGCCGACGATCACGCCGACGCCGACGGTCACACCCACGCCGGCGCCGGCCAGCATCTACCTCCCGCTCGTCCTCCGCGAAGCCCCGTGCCAACCCGAACTCCAACCCCTGGACGTCCTGCTGATCCTCGACGCCTCCAACAGCATGACCGGCGACAAGCTGGCCGCCGCGCAGAACGCGGCGCGCGCGTTCGTGGACATGCTCCGCCTCGGCAAGGACCGCGTCGGCCTGGTGACGTTCAGCACGGACGCGCGCCTGATGATCGGCCTGACGACGGACGGCGCGGCGTTCGTCGGCGCCGTGGACCGCATCGCGCTCTCCGCGGGCACGCGGATGGACAGCGGCCTGGCGCTCGCGCTCGGCACGATGCTCGCCAGCCCGCGTCCGGACGCGAAGCAGGCCGTCGTCCTGCTCACGGACGGGCGGCAGGACGCGGAGCCGCAGGCGGCGGTGGACGCGGCGGGGGCGCTGCGGCGGGCGGGGATCGACGTGCTGGCGGTGGGGCTTGGGGGCGATGCGGACGCGGCGTTCTTGGCTCAGCTCGTGGACGACCCACGCAAGGTCAGGCACGCGGGTGATGCGACCGCGTTGGCCGAGGTGTACCGGCAGATCGCGCGGGAGCTGCCGTGTGATCGGGCGGTGTGGTGGGGCGGGCGGTGA
- the panB gene encoding 3-methyl-2-oxobutanoate hydroxymethyltransferase: MSAQIPPASVDPAVVAAGRSKVTVRTVAAKRKSGDAITMLTAYDYPSAQIGDAAGMDMLLVGDSLAMVVLGHENTLSVTVDEMLHHCRAVKRGAASAMLVGDMPFMSYQVDVPSALRNAGRFLQEGGMDAVKLEGGRSVVPQVQAIVAAGIPVMGHIGLTPQSIHALGGFRVQGKTAAEAKRLLDDALALQAAGCYSIVLESVPDRLAADITRRLTVPTIGIGAGAGTSGQVLVFHDVLGLFERFTPKFVRRYAELGVAARDAIRQYADDVAAHSFPAAEHTFTMSDEAWQAYSELADGPAGTATSARRRTGVAAPTSTR, encoded by the coding sequence ATGAGCGCCCAGATCCCGCCCGCATCCGTCGATCCCGCCGTCGTGGCCGCCGGCCGCTCCAAGGTCACCGTCCGCACCGTCGCCGCCAAGCGCAAGAGCGGCGACGCGATCACGATGCTGACCGCCTACGACTACCCGTCGGCCCAGATCGGCGACGCCGCCGGCATGGACATGCTCCTCGTCGGCGACTCGCTGGCGATGGTCGTCCTCGGCCACGAGAACACGCTCTCGGTCACCGTCGACGAGATGCTCCACCACTGCCGCGCCGTGAAGCGCGGCGCCGCGTCGGCGATGCTCGTCGGCGACATGCCGTTCATGAGCTACCAGGTGGACGTGCCATCCGCGCTGCGCAACGCCGGCCGGTTCCTCCAGGAAGGCGGCATGGACGCCGTCAAGCTCGAAGGCGGCCGGAGCGTCGTGCCCCAGGTACAGGCGATCGTCGCGGCCGGCATCCCGGTCATGGGCCACATCGGCCTGACGCCGCAGAGCATCCACGCCCTCGGCGGCTTCCGCGTCCAGGGCAAGACCGCCGCCGAGGCCAAGCGCCTGCTGGACGACGCGCTGGCGCTGCAGGCCGCCGGCTGCTATTCCATCGTCCTCGAGAGCGTCCCGGACCGACTGGCCGCCGACATCACCCGCCGCCTAACGGTCCCGACGATCGGTATCGGCGCCGGTGCCGGCACGAGCGGCCAGGTGCTCGTCTTCCACGACGTCCTCGGCCTGTTCGAGCGCTTCACGCCCAAGTTCGTCCGCCGCTACGCGGAGCTCGGCGTCGCCGCCCGTGACGCCATCAGGCAATACGCCGACGACGTCGCCGCCCACAGCTTCCCGGCCGCCGAGCACACGTTCACGATGAGCGACGAGGCCTGGCAGGCGTACAGCGAGCTGGCCGACGGCCCGGCCGGCACGGCGACGTCCGCTCGCCGCCGAACGGGCGTCGCCGCGCCGACCTCGACGCGCTAG
- a CDS encoding 2-dehydropantoate 2-reductase — protein sequence MNEPRPPITILGTGALAMRFGATLARAGHAVTLAGTWAEGLAAMGGRGIEVVEEGPLPPAAYGPLPPTPSPNSGGGGGWFAGVETIDLSANKVPQSSPPQPVILPLPQNWGRGSGGGGRRPSGIESRMPSAEADLSPSRYLLVLVKSHQTPRLAPVAARLAAPDGLIVTLQNGLGNAECLAAAAGPDRVAVGVTTLGAAVAGPGRVRFGGDGTVTIGRSAATAARVDALVDILVAAGIDAAATDDIAPTVWRKLAVNCAINPLTAYLGVPNGRLLEDPQTIALLHAAAAEVAAVAAALGIPLDADVAALAEAVAARTAANRSSMLQDTDRGAPTEIDAINGAVVRAGETVGVETPVNAALWHAIVSLTADDAASPRPRDVGSLIERTARCP from the coding sequence ATGAACGAACCGCGCCCGCCGATCACGATCCTCGGCACCGGCGCCCTCGCGATGCGCTTCGGCGCGACGCTGGCGCGCGCCGGGCACGCGGTGACGCTGGCGGGGACGTGGGCGGAGGGGTTGGCGGCGATGGGAGGGCGGGGGATCGAAGTGGTGGAGGAAGGTCCGCTTCCCCCGGCGGCCTACGGCCCCCTCCCCCCGACCCCCTCCCCCAATTCTGGGGGAGGGGGAGGTTGGTTTGCCGGGGTGGAGACCATCGACCTCTCGGCGAACAAAGTGCCCCAGTCCTCCCCCCCCCAACCCGTGATCCTCCCCCTCCCCCAGAATTGGGGGAGGGGGTCGGGGGGAGGGGGCCGCAGGCCGTCGGGGATCGAGAGCCGTATGCCGTCGGCGGAAGCGGACCTCAGCCCATCCCGTTACCTCCTCGTCCTCGTGAAGTCCCACCAAACCCCACGCCTCGCCCCCGTCGCTGCCCGCCTCGCCGCCCCCGACGGGCTGATCGTCACCCTCCAGAACGGTCTCGGCAACGCCGAGTGCCTCGCCGCCGCCGCCGGCCCCGACCGCGTCGCCGTCGGCGTCACGACGCTTGGCGCGGCGGTCGCCGGGCCGGGGCGCGTGCGGTTCGGGGGGGACGGGACGGTGACGATCGGGCGGTCGGCGGCGACGGCAGCGCGCGTGGACGCCCTCGTCGACATCCTGGTCGCCGCCGGCATCGACGCGGCCGCGACGGACGACATCGCCCCGACGGTGTGGCGCAAGCTCGCCGTGAACTGCGCGATCAACCCTCTCACCGCCTACCTCGGCGTCCCGAACGGCCGCCTGCTCGAGGATCCCCAGACCATCGCCCTCCTCCACGCCGCCGCCGCCGAGGTCGCCGCCGTCGCCGCCGCCCTCGGCATCCCCCTCGACGCCGACGTCGCCGCCCTGGCCGAGGCCGTCGCCGCCCGCACCGCCGCCAACCGCTCGTCCATGCTCCAGGACACGGACCGCGGCGCCCCGACCGAGATCGACGCGATCAACGGCGCCGTCGTCCGCGCCGGCGAAACGGTCGGCGTCGAGACGCCCGTCAACGCCGCGCTGTGGCACGCGATCGTCTCCCTCACCGCCGACGACGCCGCTTCGCCGCGTCCTCGCGACGTCGGCTCGCTGATCGAGAGGACCGCTCGATGTCCGTGA
- a CDS encoding pantoate--beta-alanine ligase: MSVTFLANPAQLRDWRAALPPAATIGFVPTMGYLHTGHASLVRRAAAECDLAIASIFVNPSQFDRADDLAAYPRDLDRDRALLEAAGCRAVFVPEAADIYRPGHQTWVVPGDIASPLEGASRPGHFRGVATVVLKLFHLVQPTRAYFGQKDAQQVAVIRTMVRDLDVPVEIVPCPTVREPDGLAMSSRNSYLTPTERAAAPVVYRALEAARIAFEAGERDAETLRAIMRAVVATEPLARLDYASIADAFTLAELHGAELQRPEPTRAEGGAVASIAVFLGRARLIDNLLLPAPTAPAVPARH, from the coding sequence ATGTCCGTGACGTTCCTCGCCAACCCAGCCCAGCTGCGCGACTGGCGCGCCGCCCTCCCCCCTGCCGCCACCATCGGCTTCGTGCCGACGATGGGCTACCTGCACACCGGCCACGCCTCGCTCGTCCGGCGCGCCGCAGCGGAGTGCGATCTGGCGATCGCCAGCATCTTCGTCAACCCGAGCCAGTTCGACCGCGCCGACGACCTGGCGGCATACCCGCGCGATCTCGACCGCGACCGCGCGCTGCTCGAGGCCGCCGGCTGCCGCGCCGTCTTCGTGCCCGAGGCCGCCGACATCTACCGCCCCGGCCACCAGACCTGGGTCGTGCCGGGGGACATCGCCTCGCCGCTGGAGGGCGCGTCGCGGCCGGGGCACTTCCGGGGTGTCGCGACGGTCGTCCTCAAGCTCTTCCACCTGGTGCAGCCTACGCGGGCCTATTTCGGCCAGAAGGACGCCCAGCAGGTGGCCGTGATCCGGACGATGGTCCGCGACCTGGACGTACCGGTCGAGATCGTCCCATGCCCGACCGTGCGCGAGCCGGACGGGTTGGCGATGTCGAGCCGGAACAGCTACCTCACGCCGACGGAGCGCGCCGCGGCGCCCGTCGTGTACCGCGCGCTCGAGGCGGCGCGCATCGCCTTCGAGGCCGGCGAACGCGATGCCGAGACCCTTCGCGCCATCATGCGCGCTGTCGTGGCGACCGAGCCCCTCGCCCGGCTGGACTACGCCAGCATCGCCGACGCCTTCACGCTCGCCGAACTGCATGGCGCCGAACTGCAACGCCCCGAACCGACGCGCGCCGAAGGCGGGGCCGTCGCATCGATCGCCGTGTTCCTCGGCCGCGCGCGCCTGATCGACAACCTTCTCCTCCCGGCACCAACGGCCCCGGCCGTGCCCGCCCGCCACTAG
- a CDS encoding aspartate 1-decarboxylase codes for MHRTLLTGKIHRATVTGADLHYVGSISVDASLLDAAGILAHERVQVVDVTNGNRLETYAIPAPPGSGTIQLNGAAAHLVEVGDLVIIMAYGLFGDAEARDWQPHVVHVDRHNRVVEVMHGVVGGAYETC; via the coding sequence GTGCACCGAACGCTCCTCACCGGCAAGATCCACCGCGCCACCGTCACCGGCGCCGACCTGCACTACGTCGGGTCGATCTCGGTCGACGCGTCGCTGCTCGATGCCGCCGGCATCCTGGCCCACGAGCGCGTGCAGGTCGTGGACGTGACGAACGGCAACCGGCTCGAGACGTACGCCATCCCGGCGCCGCCGGGCAGCGGCACGATCCAGTTGAACGGCGCCGCGGCGCACCTCGTCGAGGTCGGCGACCTCGTCATCATCATGGCCTACGGCCTGTTCGGCGACGCCGAGGCGCGCGACTGGCAGCCGCACGTCGTGCACGTCGACCGGCACAACCGCGTCGTCGAGGTCATGCACGGCGTCGTCGGCGGGGCGTACGAGACGTGCTGA
- a CDS encoding ABC transporter ATP-binding protein codes for MNPTTPAQPLTSPPPPHRTTSSAPRTPHERTPPTARRLIRHYLRPHHARIAVLAVLLLGHIGLQLGIPQFIRAFIDRTVAGAPPSALVGIAVAFLGAAVVNELLSAAVTWMGQDVRWRATNALRADLTRHALRLDLTFHGAQTPGKMIERLDGDVTELSNLMSDYALRAAGNVLTLVGVLVLLAREDGWLGLAFLGFVLAVGATFRPIARVAVPAWAVSREANSEFIGFIEERLHGTEDIRAAGAVGWTMAQLQHATGRMMRVERRASLLGSSLWMATVILFTAAHALALGFGAHLYVSGAITIGTVYLIFHYTEMLRHPFEMLVEQLQDLQRAAGSLKRVTELLGTPSRETDVDAPQRLPATRALGVRCEAVGFHYPDGAAVLQDVSFDLPPGRVLGLLGRTGSGKSTLARLLMRLYDPTSGVIRLGEVDTRAAALAEVRARVAFVTQDVQLFSATVRDNLTLFDPSVPDARVTDVIASLGLGGWLEALPDGLDTELQTGGGGLSAGEAQLLAFARAFLKDPGLVILDEASARLDPATEQRIEVAVDRLLHGRTGIVIAHRLGTVHRADDILILEDGRVREYGDRVALVADPASRFRALLATGLEEVLA; via the coding sequence ATGAACCCAACCACGCCGGCTCAACCGCTGACGTCGCCGCCACCGCCGCATCGGACGACATCGTCGGCGCCACGAACGCCGCACGAACGGACGCCGCCGACGGCGCGGCGGCTGATCCGCCACTACCTCCGTCCGCACCACGCTAGGATCGCCGTCCTTGCCGTGCTGCTGCTCGGCCACATCGGCCTGCAGCTCGGCATCCCGCAGTTCATCCGCGCGTTCATCGACCGCACGGTCGCCGGTGCGCCCCCATCGGCGCTCGTGGGCATCGCGGTGGCGTTCCTCGGCGCGGCGGTCGTCAACGAGCTGCTGAGCGCCGCCGTCACCTGGATGGGCCAGGACGTCCGATGGCGGGCGACGAACGCGCTCCGCGCGGACCTGACGCGGCACGCGCTGCGGCTCGACCTGACGTTCCACGGCGCCCAAACGCCGGGCAAGATGATCGAGCGCCTGGACGGCGACGTCACCGAGCTCTCCAACCTCATGAGCGACTACGCGTTGCGGGCCGCGGGCAACGTCCTTACCTTGGTCGGCGTCCTCGTGCTCCTGGCGCGCGAGGACGGCTGGCTCGGGCTGGCGTTCCTTGGCTTCGTCCTCGCCGTCGGCGCCACGTTCCGGCCGATCGCCCGAGTGGCTGTGCCGGCGTGGGCCGTGTCCCGGGAGGCGAACAGCGAGTTCATCGGCTTCATTGAGGAGCGCCTGCACGGCACCGAGGACATCCGGGCCGCCGGGGCAGTGGGTTGGACGATGGCGCAGCTGCAGCACGCCACGGGCCGCATGATGCGCGTCGAGCGGCGGGCCTCGCTCCTGGGCAGCTCACTGTGGATGGCGACGGTCATCCTGTTCACGGCGGCGCACGCGCTCGCGCTCGGCTTCGGCGCCCACCTCTACGTCAGCGGCGCGATCACGATCGGCACGGTTTATCTGATCTTCCACTACACGGAGATGCTGCGGCATCCGTTCGAGATGCTCGTCGAACAGCTGCAGGACCTGCAGCGGGCGGCCGGCAGCTTGAAGCGCGTGACGGAGCTGCTCGGCACTCCCTCACGCGAGACGGACGTCGACGCACCGCAGCGGCTGCCGGCCACGCGGGCGCTGGGGGTGCGGTGCGAGGCCGTGGGCTTCCACTACCCCGACGGCGCGGCGGTCCTGCAGGACGTGTCGTTCGATCTGCCGCCGGGCCGCGTCCTCGGCCTGCTGGGGCGCACCGGCTCCGGCAAGTCGACGCTGGCGCGGCTGCTCATGCGGCTGTACGACCCGACGTCGGGCGTCATCCGGCTGGGCGAGGTCGATACGCGCGCGGCGGCGCTGGCCGAGGTGCGTGCGCGCGTCGCGTTCGTCACGCAGGACGTCCAGCTGTTCAGCGCCACGGTGCGCGACAACCTGACACTGTTCGACCCCTCCGTTCCCGACGCGCGCGTGACCGACGTCATCGCGTCGCTCGGCCTCGGCGGCTGGCTCGAGGCGCTGCCGGACGGACTGGACACCGAGCTGCAGACGGGCGGCGGCGGGCTGTCGGCCGGCGAGGCGCAGTTGTTGGCGTTTGCCCGCGCGTTCCTCAAGGATCCGGGCCTGGTCATCCTGGACGAGGCATCGGCGCGGCTCGACCCGGCCACGGAACAACGGATCGAGGTCGCCGTCGACCGGCTGCTGCACGGGCGGACCGGCATCGTCATCGCCCATCGCCTGGGGACGGTCCACCGCGCCGACGACATCCTGATCTTGGAGGACGGCCGCGTGCGCGAGTACGGCGACCGCGTGGCGCTCGTCGCCGACCCCGCGTCGCGCTTCCGGGCGCTGCTGGCCACGGGCCTCGAGGAGGTGCTCGCATGA